The proteins below are encoded in one region of Telopea speciosissima isolate NSW1024214 ecotype Mountain lineage chromosome 10, Tspe_v1, whole genome shotgun sequence:
- the LOC122644101 gene encoding uncharacterized protein LOC122644101 isoform X2 gives MRETEKKKALPNKNHVKHAGRGDQGERKPSQENTCKKLNAKEVESKILDARPGSTISVSDSTEVYENMVIDYVDDIYRSEEAAVDSVTQEMAAKENKDDLEDHSSDTEKDCKQVKEEESDCETVKDSVSSQGDAQTTEDDKVERASRVPKKLVKKDSSESCPRASRARTDRHEANKTQIKASHGTKKSVKSKSVSSKVTAKTIDDDKSKNMKVYPRPSSESSEGVDDKSIEEVREMDILDEAPNGTQSIGSDNESVDAEGNGVDEENEVLNQTIEEMELRIEKLEEEVREIAALEISLYSIVPEHGSSAHKVHTPARRLSRLYIHACKHWTQDKRASVARNTVSGLVLIAKSCGNDVPRLAFWLSNAIVLREIISQAFGNLHHSVPRVIELNGVSKISESKPSSLKWKGISGSKQVKKLGFIQLVDDWQETTTFTAALEKVECWIFSRIIESVWWQTLTPHMQSPVEDLYANKTFGRLLGPALGDQQQGSFSINLWKSAFQDALQKLCPVRAGGHECGCLPVLARMVMEQCVARLDVAMFNAILRESAHEIPTDPVSDPIIDPKVLPIPAGDLSFGSGAQLKNSIGNWSRWLTDMFGMDTDESLKEDKVNGYDENGRCRDTELKSFRLLNELSDLLMLPKDMLMERSIRKQSFVERRLSDGELVGNFPCTAAPVVYTPPSLLDATEKIGDVGGKSQLERNMSMVQRKGYTSDEELDELESPLTSIIDKMPPSPTIGNGNGNGKHKQDTGYSGGLVRYGLLREVWSV, from the exons ATGAGAGAGactgaaaagaagaaagctttGCCAAACAAAAATCATGTAAAACATGCTGGAAGAGGGGATCAGGGAGAACGTAAGCCGTCTCAAGAAAATACCTGCAAAAAGTTGAATGCAAAAGAAGTTGAATCTAAAATTTTAGACGCTAGGCCAGGTTCCACCATCTCAGTTAGTGATTCAACTGAAGTATATGAAAACATGGTTATAgattatgtggatgatatctaCAGGTCTGAGGAGGCGGCAGTAGATTCGGTAACCCAGGAAATGGCTGCCAAAGAGAACAAAGATGATTTAGAAGATCATTCAAGCGATACGGAAAAGGATTGTAAGCAAGTTAAGGAAGAAGAATCTGACTGTGAGACTGTGAAAGATTCTGTATCATCTCAAGGGGATGCGCAAACAACTGAGGATGACAAGGTAGAAAGAGCTTCAAGGGTTCCTAAAAAGCTTGTGAAAAAGGACTCCTCTGAAAGCTGTCCCCGTGCATCAAGAGCAAGAACTGATCGGCATGAAGCGAATAAAACACAAATCAAAGCTTCACATGGTACAAAGAAATCAGTGAAATCTAAAAGCGTGTCATCTAAAGTGACTGCTAAAACCATTGATGATGACAAATCAAAGAACATGAAAGTTTATCCTAGGCCTTCATCAGAATCATCTGAAGGAGTTGATGATAAGTCCATTGAAGAGGTAAGGGAGATGGATATCTTGGATGAGGCACCAAATGGTACTCAGAGCATTGGTAGCGACAATGAATCTGTTGATGCAGAAGGAAATGGTGTGGATGAAGAAAACGAAGTTCTAAATCAAACGATTGAAGAAATGGAACTACGAATAGAGaaacttgaagaagaggtaAGAGAAATTGCTGCTCTTGAGATCTCACTTTATTCTATTGTACCAGAGCATGGGAGCTCAGCCCATAAGGTGCACACTCCTGCTCGACGCCTTTCAAGACTGTATATTCATGCATGCAAGCATTGGACGCAAGACAAGCGAGCGAGCGTTGCTAGAAACACAGTCTCAGGGCTTGTACTGATAGCCAAGTCTTGTGGTAACGATGTCCCAAG ATTGGCCTTCTGGTTGTCAAACGCCATAGTCCTAAGAGAGATTATCTCTCAAGCATTTGGCAATCTGCATCATTCAGTACCAAGGGTCATTGAGTTAAATGGTGTCAGCAAGATAAGTGAAAGCAAACCTTCGTCATTGAAGTGGAAAGGGATTTCTGGAAGTAAACAAGTGAAGAAGCTTGGTTTCATCCAACTTGTTGATGACTGGCAGGAAACAACCACATTTACAGCTGCCCTAGAAAAGGTGGAATGCTGGATTTTCTCTCGGATTATTGAGTCAGTGTGGTGGCAG ACCTTAACTCCGCACATGCAATCTCCAGTTGAGGATTTGTATGCCAACAAAACGTTTGGAAGACTGTTGGGACCAGCTTTGGGTGATCAGCAGCAGGGAAGCTTTTCCATTAACCTTTGGAAAAGTGCTTTCCAGGATGCTTTACAAAAACTGTGTCCTGTCCGAGCAGGAGGGCATGAGTGCGGTTGCTTGCCAGTGTTGGCAAGAATG GTAATGGAACAGTGTGTGGCCAGGCTGGATGTGGCAATGTTTAATGCTATTCTGCGTGAATCAGCCCATGAGATTCCAACTGATCCTGTATCAGATCCCATTATTGATCCCAAGGTGCTGCCTATTCCAGCTGGCGACCTCAGCTTTGGATCTGGTGCACAACTCAAAAATTCT ATTGGCAATTGGTCTAGATGGCTAACAGATATGTTTGGTATGGACACTGATGAGTCCCTGAAGGAAGATAAGGTCAACGGCTACGATGAAAACGGACGATGCAGGGATACTGAGCTCAAATCCTTCCGTCTACTAAATGAATTGAGTGATCTTCTGATGCTCCCAAAAGACATGCTTATGGAAAGATCCATCAGGAAACAG AGTTTTGTGGAACGAAGATTATCAGATGGGGAGTTAGTCGGTAACTTCCCATGTACAGCAGCTCCAGTTGTTTATACTCCTCCTTCCCTACTCGATGCCACTGAGAAAATCGGAGATGTTGGAGGGAAATCACAGTTGGAGAGGAATATGTCAATGGTTCAAAGAAAAGGATATACCAGTGATGAAGAACTGGATGAATTGGAGTCCCCTCTAACATCCATCATTGACAAAATGCCACCATCTCCAACAATAGGAAATGGGAATGGAAATGGAAAGCATAAACAAGATACAGGTTACAGTGGAGGGCTCGTGAGATACGGGCTACTCCGGGAGGTCTGGTCTGTATGA
- the LOC122644101 gene encoding uncharacterized protein LOC122644101 isoform X3, with protein sequence MAAKENKDDLEDHSSDTEKDCKQVKEEESDCETVKDSVSSQGDAQTTEDDKVERASRVPKKLVKKDSSESCPRASRARTDRHEANKTQIKASHGTKKSVKSKSVSSKVTAKTIDDDKSKNMKVYPRPSSESSEGVDDKSIEEVREMDILDEAPNGTQSIGSDNESVDAEGNGVDEENEVLNQTIEEMELRIEKLEEEVREIAALEISLYSIVPEHGSSAHKVHTPARRLSRLYIHACKHWTQDKRASVARNTVSGLVLIAKSCGNDVPRLAFWLSNAIVLREIISQAFGNLHHSVPRVIELNGVSKISESKPSSLKWKGISGSKQVKKLGFIQLVDDWQETTTFTAALEKVECWIFSRIIESVWWQTLTPHMQSPVEDLYANKTFGRLLGPALGDQQQGSFSINLWKSAFQDALQKLCPVRAGGHECGCLPVLARMVMEQCVARLDVAMFNAILRESAHEIPTDPVSDPIIDPKVLPIPAGDLSFGSGAQLKNSIGNWSRWLTDMFGMDTDESLKEDKVNGYDENGRCRDTELKSFRLLNELSDLLMLPKDMLMERSIRKQVCPSIGLPLVKRILCNFTPDEFCPEPVPGAVLEFMNAESFVERRLSDGELVGNFPCTAAPVVYTPPSLLDATEKIGDVGGKSQLERNMSMVQRKGYTSDEELDELESPLTSIIDKMPPSPTIGNGNGNGKHKQDTGYSGGLVRYGLLREVWSV encoded by the exons ATGGCTGCCAAAGAGAACAAAGATGATTTAGAAGATCATTCAAGCGATACGGAAAAGGATTGTAAGCAAGTTAAGGAAGAAGAATCTGACTGTGAGACTGTGAAAGATTCTGTATCATCTCAAGGGGATGCGCAAACAACTGAGGATGACAAGGTAGAAAGAGCTTCAAGGGTTCCTAAAAAGCTTGTGAAAAAGGACTCCTCTGAAAGCTGTCCCCGTGCATCAAGAGCAAGAACTGATCGGCATGAAGCGAATAAAACACAAATCAAAGCTTCACATGGTACAAAGAAATCAGTGAAATCTAAAAGCGTGTCATCTAAAGTGACTGCTAAAACCATTGATGATGACAAATCAAAGAACATGAAAGTTTATCCTAGGCCTTCATCAGAATCATCTGAAGGAGTTGATGATAAGTCCATTGAAGAGGTAAGGGAGATGGATATCTTGGATGAGGCACCAAATGGTACTCAGAGCATTGGTAGCGACAATGAATCTGTTGATGCAGAAGGAAATGGTGTGGATGAAGAAAACGAAGTTCTAAATCAAACGATTGAAGAAATGGAACTACGAATAGAGaaacttgaagaagaggtaAGAGAAATTGCTGCTCTTGAGATCTCACTTTATTCTATTGTACCAGAGCATGGGAGCTCAGCCCATAAGGTGCACACTCCTGCTCGACGCCTTTCAAGACTGTATATTCATGCATGCAAGCATTGGACGCAAGACAAGCGAGCGAGCGTTGCTAGAAACACAGTCTCAGGGCTTGTACTGATAGCCAAGTCTTGTGGTAACGATGTCCCAAG ATTGGCCTTCTGGTTGTCAAACGCCATAGTCCTAAGAGAGATTATCTCTCAAGCATTTGGCAATCTGCATCATTCAGTACCAAGGGTCATTGAGTTAAATGGTGTCAGCAAGATAAGTGAAAGCAAACCTTCGTCATTGAAGTGGAAAGGGATTTCTGGAAGTAAACAAGTGAAGAAGCTTGGTTTCATCCAACTTGTTGATGACTGGCAGGAAACAACCACATTTACAGCTGCCCTAGAAAAGGTGGAATGCTGGATTTTCTCTCGGATTATTGAGTCAGTGTGGTGGCAG ACCTTAACTCCGCACATGCAATCTCCAGTTGAGGATTTGTATGCCAACAAAACGTTTGGAAGACTGTTGGGACCAGCTTTGGGTGATCAGCAGCAGGGAAGCTTTTCCATTAACCTTTGGAAAAGTGCTTTCCAGGATGCTTTACAAAAACTGTGTCCTGTCCGAGCAGGAGGGCATGAGTGCGGTTGCTTGCCAGTGTTGGCAAGAATG GTAATGGAACAGTGTGTGGCCAGGCTGGATGTGGCAATGTTTAATGCTATTCTGCGTGAATCAGCCCATGAGATTCCAACTGATCCTGTATCAGATCCCATTATTGATCCCAAGGTGCTGCCTATTCCAGCTGGCGACCTCAGCTTTGGATCTGGTGCACAACTCAAAAATTCT ATTGGCAATTGGTCTAGATGGCTAACAGATATGTTTGGTATGGACACTGATGAGTCCCTGAAGGAAGATAAGGTCAACGGCTACGATGAAAACGGACGATGCAGGGATACTGAGCTCAAATCCTTCCGTCTACTAAATGAATTGAGTGATCTTCTGATGCTCCCAAAAGACATGCTTATGGAAAGATCCATCAGGAAACAG GTATGTCCCTCCATTGGTCTTCCCTTAGTTAAGCGGATACTATGCAATTTTACTCCTGATGAGTTCTGCCCCGAACCTGTCCCAGGAGCTGTCCTGGAGTTCATGAATGCTGAG AGTTTTGTGGAACGAAGATTATCAGATGGGGAGTTAGTCGGTAACTTCCCATGTACAGCAGCTCCAGTTGTTTATACTCCTCCTTCCCTACTCGATGCCACTGAGAAAATCGGAGATGTTGGAGGGAAATCACAGTTGGAGAGGAATATGTCAATGGTTCAAAGAAAAGGATATACCAGTGATGAAGAACTGGATGAATTGGAGTCCCCTCTAACATCCATCATTGACAAAATGCCACCATCTCCAACAATAGGAAATGGGAATGGAAATGGAAAGCATAAACAAGATACAGGTTACAGTGGAGGGCTCGTGAGATACGGGCTACTCCGGGAGGTCTGGTCTGTATGA
- the LOC122644101 gene encoding uncharacterized protein LOC122644101 isoform X4, which translates to MRETEKKKALPNKNHVKHAGRGDQGERKPSQENTCKKLNAKEVESKILDARPGSTISVSDSTEVYENMVIDYVDDIYRSEEAAVDSVTQEMAAKENKDDLEDHSSDTEKDCKQVKEEESDCETVKDSVSSQGDAQTTEDDKVERASRVPKKLVKKDSSESCPRASRARTDRHEANKTQIKASHGTKKSVKSKSVSSKVTAKTIDDDKSKNMKVYPRPSSESSEGVDDKSIEEVREMDILDEAPNGTQSIGSDNESVDAEGNGVDEENEVLNQTIEEMELRIEKLEEEVREIAALEISLYSIVPEHGSSAHKVHTPARRLSRLYIHACKHWTQDKRASVARNTVSGLVLIAKSCGNDVPRLAFWLSNAIVLREIISQAFGNLHHSVPRVIELNGVSKISESKPSSLKWKGISGSKQVKKLGFIQLVDDWQETTTFTAALEKVECWIFSRIIESVWWQTLTPHMQSPVEDLYANKTFGRLLGPALGDQQQGSFSINLWKSAFQDALQKLCPVRAGGHECGCLPVLARMVMEQCVARLDVAMFNAILRESAHEIPTDPVSDPIIDPKVLPIPAGDLSFGSGAQLKNSIGNWSRWLTDMFGMDTDESLKEDKVNGYDENGRCRDTELKSFRLLNELSDLLMLPKDMLMERSIRKQELSWSS; encoded by the exons ATGAGAGAGactgaaaagaagaaagctttGCCAAACAAAAATCATGTAAAACATGCTGGAAGAGGGGATCAGGGAGAACGTAAGCCGTCTCAAGAAAATACCTGCAAAAAGTTGAATGCAAAAGAAGTTGAATCTAAAATTTTAGACGCTAGGCCAGGTTCCACCATCTCAGTTAGTGATTCAACTGAAGTATATGAAAACATGGTTATAgattatgtggatgatatctaCAGGTCTGAGGAGGCGGCAGTAGATTCGGTAACCCAGGAAATGGCTGCCAAAGAGAACAAAGATGATTTAGAAGATCATTCAAGCGATACGGAAAAGGATTGTAAGCAAGTTAAGGAAGAAGAATCTGACTGTGAGACTGTGAAAGATTCTGTATCATCTCAAGGGGATGCGCAAACAACTGAGGATGACAAGGTAGAAAGAGCTTCAAGGGTTCCTAAAAAGCTTGTGAAAAAGGACTCCTCTGAAAGCTGTCCCCGTGCATCAAGAGCAAGAACTGATCGGCATGAAGCGAATAAAACACAAATCAAAGCTTCACATGGTACAAAGAAATCAGTGAAATCTAAAAGCGTGTCATCTAAAGTGACTGCTAAAACCATTGATGATGACAAATCAAAGAACATGAAAGTTTATCCTAGGCCTTCATCAGAATCATCTGAAGGAGTTGATGATAAGTCCATTGAAGAGGTAAGGGAGATGGATATCTTGGATGAGGCACCAAATGGTACTCAGAGCATTGGTAGCGACAATGAATCTGTTGATGCAGAAGGAAATGGTGTGGATGAAGAAAACGAAGTTCTAAATCAAACGATTGAAGAAATGGAACTACGAATAGAGaaacttgaagaagaggtaAGAGAAATTGCTGCTCTTGAGATCTCACTTTATTCTATTGTACCAGAGCATGGGAGCTCAGCCCATAAGGTGCACACTCCTGCTCGACGCCTTTCAAGACTGTATATTCATGCATGCAAGCATTGGACGCAAGACAAGCGAGCGAGCGTTGCTAGAAACACAGTCTCAGGGCTTGTACTGATAGCCAAGTCTTGTGGTAACGATGTCCCAAG ATTGGCCTTCTGGTTGTCAAACGCCATAGTCCTAAGAGAGATTATCTCTCAAGCATTTGGCAATCTGCATCATTCAGTACCAAGGGTCATTGAGTTAAATGGTGTCAGCAAGATAAGTGAAAGCAAACCTTCGTCATTGAAGTGGAAAGGGATTTCTGGAAGTAAACAAGTGAAGAAGCTTGGTTTCATCCAACTTGTTGATGACTGGCAGGAAACAACCACATTTACAGCTGCCCTAGAAAAGGTGGAATGCTGGATTTTCTCTCGGATTATTGAGTCAGTGTGGTGGCAG ACCTTAACTCCGCACATGCAATCTCCAGTTGAGGATTTGTATGCCAACAAAACGTTTGGAAGACTGTTGGGACCAGCTTTGGGTGATCAGCAGCAGGGAAGCTTTTCCATTAACCTTTGGAAAAGTGCTTTCCAGGATGCTTTACAAAAACTGTGTCCTGTCCGAGCAGGAGGGCATGAGTGCGGTTGCTTGCCAGTGTTGGCAAGAATG GTAATGGAACAGTGTGTGGCCAGGCTGGATGTGGCAATGTTTAATGCTATTCTGCGTGAATCAGCCCATGAGATTCCAACTGATCCTGTATCAGATCCCATTATTGATCCCAAGGTGCTGCCTATTCCAGCTGGCGACCTCAGCTTTGGATCTGGTGCACAACTCAAAAATTCT ATTGGCAATTGGTCTAGATGGCTAACAGATATGTTTGGTATGGACACTGATGAGTCCCTGAAGGAAGATAAGGTCAACGGCTACGATGAAAACGGACGATGCAGGGATACTGAGCTCAAATCCTTCCGTCTACTAAATGAATTGAGTGATCTTCTGATGCTCCCAAAAGACATGCTTATGGAAAGATCCATCAGGAAACAG GAGCTGTCCTGGAGTTCATGA
- the LOC122644101 gene encoding uncharacterized protein LOC122644101 isoform X1 produces MRETEKKKALPNKNHVKHAGRGDQGERKPSQENTCKKLNAKEVESKILDARPGSTISVSDSTEVYENMVIDYVDDIYRSEEAAVDSVTQEMAAKENKDDLEDHSSDTEKDCKQVKEEESDCETVKDSVSSQGDAQTTEDDKVERASRVPKKLVKKDSSESCPRASRARTDRHEANKTQIKASHGTKKSVKSKSVSSKVTAKTIDDDKSKNMKVYPRPSSESSEGVDDKSIEEVREMDILDEAPNGTQSIGSDNESVDAEGNGVDEENEVLNQTIEEMELRIEKLEEEVREIAALEISLYSIVPEHGSSAHKVHTPARRLSRLYIHACKHWTQDKRASVARNTVSGLVLIAKSCGNDVPRLAFWLSNAIVLREIISQAFGNLHHSVPRVIELNGVSKISESKPSSLKWKGISGSKQVKKLGFIQLVDDWQETTTFTAALEKVECWIFSRIIESVWWQTLTPHMQSPVEDLYANKTFGRLLGPALGDQQQGSFSINLWKSAFQDALQKLCPVRAGGHECGCLPVLARMVMEQCVARLDVAMFNAILRESAHEIPTDPVSDPIIDPKVLPIPAGDLSFGSGAQLKNSIGNWSRWLTDMFGMDTDESLKEDKVNGYDENGRCRDTELKSFRLLNELSDLLMLPKDMLMERSIRKQVCPSIGLPLVKRILCNFTPDEFCPEPVPGAVLEFMNAESFVERRLSDGELVGNFPCTAAPVVYTPPSLLDATEKIGDVGGKSQLERNMSMVQRKGYTSDEELDELESPLTSIIDKMPPSPTIGNGNGNGKHKQDTGYSGGLVRYGLLREVWSV; encoded by the exons ATGAGAGAGactgaaaagaagaaagctttGCCAAACAAAAATCATGTAAAACATGCTGGAAGAGGGGATCAGGGAGAACGTAAGCCGTCTCAAGAAAATACCTGCAAAAAGTTGAATGCAAAAGAAGTTGAATCTAAAATTTTAGACGCTAGGCCAGGTTCCACCATCTCAGTTAGTGATTCAACTGAAGTATATGAAAACATGGTTATAgattatgtggatgatatctaCAGGTCTGAGGAGGCGGCAGTAGATTCGGTAACCCAGGAAATGGCTGCCAAAGAGAACAAAGATGATTTAGAAGATCATTCAAGCGATACGGAAAAGGATTGTAAGCAAGTTAAGGAAGAAGAATCTGACTGTGAGACTGTGAAAGATTCTGTATCATCTCAAGGGGATGCGCAAACAACTGAGGATGACAAGGTAGAAAGAGCTTCAAGGGTTCCTAAAAAGCTTGTGAAAAAGGACTCCTCTGAAAGCTGTCCCCGTGCATCAAGAGCAAGAACTGATCGGCATGAAGCGAATAAAACACAAATCAAAGCTTCACATGGTACAAAGAAATCAGTGAAATCTAAAAGCGTGTCATCTAAAGTGACTGCTAAAACCATTGATGATGACAAATCAAAGAACATGAAAGTTTATCCTAGGCCTTCATCAGAATCATCTGAAGGAGTTGATGATAAGTCCATTGAAGAGGTAAGGGAGATGGATATCTTGGATGAGGCACCAAATGGTACTCAGAGCATTGGTAGCGACAATGAATCTGTTGATGCAGAAGGAAATGGTGTGGATGAAGAAAACGAAGTTCTAAATCAAACGATTGAAGAAATGGAACTACGAATAGAGaaacttgaagaagaggtaAGAGAAATTGCTGCTCTTGAGATCTCACTTTATTCTATTGTACCAGAGCATGGGAGCTCAGCCCATAAGGTGCACACTCCTGCTCGACGCCTTTCAAGACTGTATATTCATGCATGCAAGCATTGGACGCAAGACAAGCGAGCGAGCGTTGCTAGAAACACAGTCTCAGGGCTTGTACTGATAGCCAAGTCTTGTGGTAACGATGTCCCAAG ATTGGCCTTCTGGTTGTCAAACGCCATAGTCCTAAGAGAGATTATCTCTCAAGCATTTGGCAATCTGCATCATTCAGTACCAAGGGTCATTGAGTTAAATGGTGTCAGCAAGATAAGTGAAAGCAAACCTTCGTCATTGAAGTGGAAAGGGATTTCTGGAAGTAAACAAGTGAAGAAGCTTGGTTTCATCCAACTTGTTGATGACTGGCAGGAAACAACCACATTTACAGCTGCCCTAGAAAAGGTGGAATGCTGGATTTTCTCTCGGATTATTGAGTCAGTGTGGTGGCAG ACCTTAACTCCGCACATGCAATCTCCAGTTGAGGATTTGTATGCCAACAAAACGTTTGGAAGACTGTTGGGACCAGCTTTGGGTGATCAGCAGCAGGGAAGCTTTTCCATTAACCTTTGGAAAAGTGCTTTCCAGGATGCTTTACAAAAACTGTGTCCTGTCCGAGCAGGAGGGCATGAGTGCGGTTGCTTGCCAGTGTTGGCAAGAATG GTAATGGAACAGTGTGTGGCCAGGCTGGATGTGGCAATGTTTAATGCTATTCTGCGTGAATCAGCCCATGAGATTCCAACTGATCCTGTATCAGATCCCATTATTGATCCCAAGGTGCTGCCTATTCCAGCTGGCGACCTCAGCTTTGGATCTGGTGCACAACTCAAAAATTCT ATTGGCAATTGGTCTAGATGGCTAACAGATATGTTTGGTATGGACACTGATGAGTCCCTGAAGGAAGATAAGGTCAACGGCTACGATGAAAACGGACGATGCAGGGATACTGAGCTCAAATCCTTCCGTCTACTAAATGAATTGAGTGATCTTCTGATGCTCCCAAAAGACATGCTTATGGAAAGATCCATCAGGAAACAG GTATGTCCCTCCATTGGTCTTCCCTTAGTTAAGCGGATACTATGCAATTTTACTCCTGATGAGTTCTGCCCCGAACCTGTCCCAGGAGCTGTCCTGGAGTTCATGAATGCTGAG AGTTTTGTGGAACGAAGATTATCAGATGGGGAGTTAGTCGGTAACTTCCCATGTACAGCAGCTCCAGTTGTTTATACTCCTCCTTCCCTACTCGATGCCACTGAGAAAATCGGAGATGTTGGAGGGAAATCACAGTTGGAGAGGAATATGTCAATGGTTCAAAGAAAAGGATATACCAGTGATGAAGAACTGGATGAATTGGAGTCCCCTCTAACATCCATCATTGACAAAATGCCACCATCTCCAACAATAGGAAATGGGAATGGAAATGGAAAGCATAAACAAGATACAGGTTACAGTGGAGGGCTCGTGAGATACGGGCTACTCCGGGAGGTCTGGTCTGTATGA